Genomic window (Rathayibacter sp. VKM Ac-2760):
GCGGCCTCGAGCGACGGGCGCAGGTTCGCAGCGCGCTCCGTGAGGACGACGAACGGCTCCCGGCCCATCGGGACCACCGGCACCGCGATGCGCGGCCGCTCCGGAGGGGACGGCGGCGCCGCGAAGACCTGCATCCGCTCGCCGCGCCACCAGCCTCCGCCCGGGGGCAAGTCGGCGTGGAACGGCTCACCGTGCAGGGCGAGCAGCTGATGCTCCTGCCGATGGGCGGCGCGCAGGAGCAGGACGTCGTCGAAGGAGTCGCGGAGCGCGGCCAGGCCGTCGGTCACACGCCTCGCGGTGACGACGAGCGGCGCCGCGCCGGAGCGGAGCGCGGTCTGCAGGGCGTCGAGCAGCCGTCGGCGCTCGTCGTCGGTGCACCGCCGCAGCAGCAGGTCCGCGTCGTCGAGCAGGAGCGGCTCCGCAACCGCGTCCTCGCCGAGCACCACGTCCCACGCGCCCTCCGGGTCGAGCGGCCCGAGGATCCGGGGACGGCCGCACTGCGCCGCGACCGTGCGCAGCACCTCGGTGCGCCCGCAGCCCGCCGCACCGAGGACCAGGAGGGAGCGGCGTTCGAGACGGACGACGTCCTGCCGCTGCACCCCCGGCCGGTCGACCAGCCCGAGCGCGATCCCCTCCGCCGGTCCGCGCTCCGGCAGGGGGATGCGGGCGGGGAGCGGGTCGAGCCAGGGCCGGTGCGCCGGGGCGATCGAGTGCCGCGGGACAACGGCCGCCACGCCGTCCGCCAGGCCGCCGCCCGCCGCCGGGTCCGCATTCTCCCCCGCGGCGACGGCGGCCGCGATGTCCGCCGCACCGGCGAGGGCCGCCTGCACCAGACGCCCGCGCCCGCCGATCGAGACGACGCATCGCCCGGCGGCGCCGTGCGGGATGCGGGAGGCGGCGTCCGAACCGATCAGCGCGCGCGAGTCGGCCGCATCGTGCACGCGGAGGGCGATCCGGAGGCCGCAGTTCGCGGCGACCGCGTCGCGGACGACGCCGACCGGGCGCTGGGTGCAGAGGACCAGGTGAAGGCCGAGCGAGCGACCGCGCGCGGCGATGTCGGCGAAGGTGCGGTGCAGCTCGGGCGCACGCTCGAGCACGACCGCGCACTCGTCGACGACGACGACCAGCCGCGACAGGACACCCGGGCGCAGCCGAGCGACGTCCGGCACGCCGTGCTCCGCGAGGACGACCTCGCGGCGGCGCAGCTCGGCCGCGATGCTGGCGAAGGCCCGGAGCGCCCCCTCGGGGTCGAGATCGGTGATCACCCCGACCACGTGCGGCAGGCGTCGCAGCGCATCGAAGCCCGCGCCGCCCTTGAAGTCCGCGAGCAGGAACGTCACCGCGGACGGAGCGTGCCGGGCCGCCAGCGCCACCACCCAGGCGATGAGGAGTTCGCTCTTCCCGCTCCCGGTGGTGCCGCCGACGATGGCGTGCGGACCGTCACGGACGAGATCGATCTCGAGGGGACCGTCCGCCGTCGCCCCGAGCAGCACCGCCAGCCCGCGATCGGTCGCACCGCGCACGAGCCCGCCGAGCTCGGAGAGGCGGACGGTCGCCGGCAGCTCGCCGGGGCCGGAGCCCGCCGTCGCCGCGAGCGACTCCGCGTAGCCCCGGGCCTGCTCCGCCGAGACGGGATCGATGACGAGCCGCTCCGTCACCCCCGGTCCGGCTCGCCCGACCACGCTCGCGGCACTCGCACCGCCGGTCTGCACGATGCAGCGGCAGCGCTGCGGCAGCTCTGCGGCGGTGCCGGCCACGGCGACGACGGCGTCGGCGTCGCTCGGCCCGCCCGCCTCGAGCACGGCGAGCCGCGGCAACGCGCCGACCGCACGTGCGTGCGGCAGAGCGCTGAGGCACCGCCACGCGGCCGTGTCGGGCAGCTCGATCCGGAGCTGGTCGGGCGGGACGAGCTCGGCGACCTGGATAACCAGCCCCCGCGCGACCGCTCGGGAGAGGACCGGAGGCCCGACGACGCCGATCCCCGCGGCGAGCGCGACCGGCAGCGGCGCACGGTCGGCGGCGGGAGCGCCGTCCGCGCGGTCCGGCTCCTCCGCGAGCCCGAGCACGATCTCGAGCCCGGCCACCGCCCGGCGCCAGCGCGTGTCGACCGGTACCTCGTGCTCGAGGACGTCCAGCGCCGTCGGCGCCGCGCGCCGAAGCGCCGCGAGCTCCCCCACCCGTGCGCGCGCCGTCGCCGCGCCGTGATCGCTCAGCTCTCGCCGGTACCGCTCGGTCTCGCGGCGGGCCGTGCGCCGGCGGATCCGCGCGCCGTCGAGGAACGACGCCACCGCGACCACCGGTCCGAGTGCCGCGAGCGCGAGCGTGTACGGCGACGACGTCAGCGCGAAGAGGACGAGCGAGGACAGCACCGGGGCGAGCGCTGCGATCCACGGGAAGCCGGGCCGCGGCGGCTCGGCCGGCGGGAGCGGTGGCCGGAGCGTCGGCCGCGGGTGCTGGTTCGTCATGACTCCAGCGAAGCCGATGCCGGGTGCGCGCGGCGTGTCAGCGCGTGATCGGTGGACGACCGGAGGCTGTGGAGGAGCCGTCGACCCGCTCGACAGCCATCTCGACCGACGAGAGCAGCAGGCGACTGCCGATCTTCGCCCGGTAGCGCCGCCCCGCTTCGAGCGGGAGCGGAGCCTGCGTCGGAGCGATCAGCACCGAGCCGTTCGCCGACCAGCGGTCGCGAACCCACAGCCCGCCCTCGTCGAAGCCGAACTCGAGGTGCGTCTTCGAGAGCGAGCGAGTCGGGTCGGGGACGGCGAGGATGTGCCGGAAGGTCTCCCCCGCGTCCGGCAGCGGCTGCCGCCCGATGAGCCCGTTGCCCGTGACGATCGCGTGCTGCCCCGAGGCGAAGATCAGCCGGACGAGTCCCTGACTCGGCGGCGCCATCGGCGCACCGGGGGCGGGACGCCGATGCCGGCCGGGCGCGAGGCCGGGCAGCCAGGCGCGCCGAGAGGGATCGAGGACCGTCGTGTCGCCGGAGGACGCGGGACGGGAGGCGCCGGGAGCCGCGTGCGTGGCGACCGAGGTGCCGCACTCCCCGCAGAGGATCGCCCCGGGGGCGAGAGTGGAGCCACACGCGCTGCAGATCACCGAGTCCACCTTCCTCCGCTCATGGTACCCGGGGCGTCGCCGCGCCTCCTGGGTCGTCGATCAGTCGGTGTCCCCGGTCACAGCGAGCACGTCGACGACGATGACCGTCACGTTGTCGCGGCCCCCGTTGCCGAGGGCCGCCTCCACCAGGGCGTCCGCGGCCTCCTGGGCCGTCTCGGCGGTCGAGAGCACGTGCTCGAGTCCCGCATCCGTCAGCTCCTTGGTCAGCCCGTCCGAGCAGATCAGCAGCCGGGAGGGGGCGATGACGGGGACGAGGCGGTAGTCGGGGATCGGCGGCTCGTGGAAGCCGACCGCGCGGGTGATCACATTGCTGTGCGGGTGCACGTCCGCCTCGTCGCGGGTGATCAGTCCCGCGTCGACGAGCTCCTGCACGATCGAGTGGTCGACGGTCAGCTGGACCAGGGAGCCCTGCACGCACAGGTAGACCCGGGAGTCGCCGATGTTGAAGACGGACCAGTAGGGCTCTCCGCCGACGACCGTCAGCGCGGCGCCGGTGACGGTGGTGCCGGTGCCGCCGTCGGCGGTGCGCGACTGCCGGGCGATGTCGTCCACGGCGTCCCGGAGGGCGCGGTCGATCTCCTCCGCCCCGATGGTCGCGCCGGTCGCGGCGACCGAGAGCCGGGAGACGACGGCGTCGCTCGCGACCTCTCCGGCCGCGTGTCCGCCCATTCCGTCGGCGACGGCGAAGAGCGGCGTCTTGGCGAGGTAGCTGTCCTCGTTCGCGCTCCGGACCAGCCCGACCTCGGTGCGTGCGGCCCAGCCGAGCGTCACCTCGGCGGAGGGCGCATCCGACGACCAGGCCGAGACGGGGACGGTCACCGACGCCCGGCTGCGGCCGATCTGCGTCATCGCGTCTCCTCGCGTCCGCCGGCGCCGCGCACGCGGGCCGATCCCTCCGATGCTATCGGCTGGGCGGGTACCGCCGTCCCGGTGCCCGGACCCCCGGCGACCACGCGCAGGATCGCCGCCGATCCGCCGCCCGCCCGGCTGAGAGCGCTCACGTGACAGCCGATTCCGACACCGAGGGAGCCTCCGGTCTGCGGATTCACTTGCCGGGCCCCGCGGTGGCTGCCAGGATCATCGCATGAGCCCCTCCCGACCTCCCTCCTCGCGACCGCTCCAGCTCGACGAGGTGTCGAAGGCGATCATCGAGCAGCTGCAGGCCGACGGCCGGCGCTCCTACGCCGAGATCGGCAAGGCGGTCGGTCTGAGCGAGGCGGCCGTCCGCCAGCGGGTGCAGAAGCTGACCGAGTCGGGTGTGATGCAGATCGTCGCGGTGACGGACCCGATGCAGCTCGGCTTCTACCGCCAGGCGATGATCGGCGTCCGAGTGACCGGTGACACGCGAGTCGTGGCGGACAGCCTCGCAGCGATACCCGCCGTCGACTACGTCGTGCTCACGGCCGGCACCTTCGACATCCTCGCCGAGGTGGTCTGCGAGAACGACGACGACCTGATCGCCCTGCTCAACCAGGAGATCCGCTCGCTCCCGGGCGTCCTCTCCACCGAGACCTTCGTCTATCTGAAACTCCACAAGCAGTTCTACAACTGGGGAACGCGGTAACCGATGACCACAGAGACAGCCTTCTCGACCCAGGGCCTCGCGTCCGGCGATCCGGTGAAGGGCGAGGACGCCCCGGCCGGATTCGACGACGCGGCGCTGCAGAAGAAGGCCAAGGACCACCTCTGGATGCACTTCACCCGCCAGTCGGTGATGGACTCCGGCGCCGGCGTGCCGATCATCACGCGCGGCGAGGGACACCACATCTGGGACAGCACGGGCCGGAAGTACTTCGACGGGCTCTCCGGGCTCTTCGTCGTCAACGCCGGCCACGGCCGGCGGCGGCTCGCGGAGGCGGCGGCGAAGCAGGCGGCCGAGCTCTCGTTCTTCCCGCTGTGGTCCTACGCCACACCCTCCGCGATCGAGCTCGCGGACCGCCTCGCCGACCACGCGCCCGGCGACCTGAACCGCGTGTTCTTCTCCACCGGCGGCGGCGAGGCCGTCGAGACCGCCTTCAAACTCGCCAAGCACTTCTGGAAGCTGCAGGGCAAGCCGGGCAAGCATAAGGTGATCTCGCGCTCGGTCGCGTACCACGGCACTCCCCAGGGCGCCCTCGCGATCACCGGCATCCCGGCGATGAAGGCGATGTTCGAGCCGATCGTGCCGGGTGGCTTCCGCGTTCCCAACACCAACTTCTACCGCGCTCCCCAGCACGGCGACGACCTGGAGGCCTTCGGCGTCTGGGCGGCCGACCGGATCGAGGAGATGATCGAGTTCGAGGGCCCCGACACGGTCGCCGCGGTGTTCCTCGAGCCGGTGCAGAACTCCGGCGGCTGCTTCCCGCCGCCGCCCGGCTACTTCCAGCGGGTGCGCGAGATCTGCGACCGGCACGACGTGCTGCTCGTCTCGGACGAGGTGATCTGCGCCTTCGGCCGGATCGGGCACATGTTCGCCTGCGACGAGTACGGCTACGTGCCCGACATGATCACCTGCGCCAAGGGCATGACCAGCGGCTACTCGCCGATCGGCGCGACCATCGTCAGCGACCGCATCTACGAGCCCTTCCGGCACGGCGAGGTCTCCTTCCCGCACGGCTACACCTTCGGCGGCCACCCCGTCTCGGCCGCGGTCGCGCTCGAGAACCTCGACATCTTCGAGGAGGAGCGGCTGAACGAGAACGTGCGCGAGAACTCCCCGCTCTTCCGCTCCACCCTCGAGAAGCTGCTCGATCTGCCGATCGTCGGCGACGTCCGCGGCGCGGGCTACTTCTTCGGAATCGAGCTGGTCAAGGACAAGACGACCAAGGAGACCTTCGACGCGGAGGAGTCGGAGCGGCTGCTCCGCGGCTTCCTGTCGAAGGCGCTGTTCGACGCCGGGCTGTACTGCCGCGCCGACGACCGCGGCGACCCGGTCGTCCAGCTCGCACCGCCCCTGACGATCGGGCCGAAGGAGTTCGACGAGATCGAGCAGATCCTCCGCTCCGTGCTGACGGAGGCCTGGGCCCGCCTCTGAGCATCGCGCGCGCCACCCGCTCGAGCGACGCGCGCGGGCTCCCTCTCACGCGGCGCGACGCCCCTCGGCAGCCCACGGGCACTGCTCGCCCCGGCCGAGGGCCGCGACGAGCAGCCGCGACCCCGGATCGTGCGGGTCGAGGCGGAGCGCCTCCCCCGCGAAGACCGCTGCCGACGGGTCTGGTCCCGACGACCAGTGCAGCATCGCGAGCAGGACCAGGAGCGGAGCCCGCTCCGTCGCAGGTGCTGCGGCCGCCGCGTGGGCGACGAGCTCGAGGACGGACCCCGCGACGTCGCGGTCGGCGGACGCGACGATGCTCATCACCCGCTCCCGCCCCTGCTGCCGCTGCGCGCAGACGATCAGCACGGCGAGAGCGCGGGTCCGCTGCCGCCACGGCCGACCCGATGCCGCGCAGAGCAGGAGCGAGTCGGCGTCGGCCGCCAGCGCCTCGGGGAGTCGCGCGCGCGGGTGCCGGTCGAGGAGCGCGTCGACCTGAGCGGCGACCGCCAGCGCCTCCGCGCGATCGACGACGGGCAGGAGCCCGCTGCCGTGGTGAGCCGGCCGCGCGGCGGGCGGGCCGGTGGCGACCAGCACGTCGACGGCGACTCCGAGGCGCTCCGCTCGCGTGCTGAGGGCGCTGACGAGCGCGCTCGCCGAGGGCGTGCGACCCCGGGAGGAGAAGAGCACGATCACGAGGTGCTCGACGCGGCCGAAGCGTCCGAGCGCCCCGATCCACGCGTGAGCGGCCCGGGCGGGATCGCCGGCGGCGAGGTCGAAGCGGAGCGCTCCCGTCGGCGTCCCGTCCCGCAGCGGGACGAGCACGACGCTCTCCTGCGGCGAGTGGCCGACGAGGCGTGGGATCGCCGCGAGCACGGCGCTGGTATCGAGGGGGCGGGTCGGGAGCGATGCAGTGGGTGTCATGCGGCAACGGTGACGGCTCGAGCGGCGCTCCGGACCGGCGGCGGGCGCCGCCGGAAGACAGATCGTCGGAACAGCACCTGTGGAGGACGCCGCTCCACCACACCCCTCCCACCTCGAGCGACGGCGGATCGAGCAGCAGGCGATCGGGGCGGGCCCTCCACAGCCCGCGACCCCCTGCGGCCGTCCACCGATGTCCGATTTCCGCCGGTCCGACGCCTCGGCCGCGGATACTCTCGTGGCATGAGAACGACTCCCCTCCACGTGCGCCGCACCGTCAGTCCCCTCGGCCGGATCGAGGTCGGCAGTGACGGCGAGGCGATCGTGTCCCTCGCGATCGAGCACGGCGGAGCGCTGCCGCACGATCACCTGCCCGACAGCAGCCTGCCCGTCCTCTGCTCCGCGGTGGACCAGCTCGACGCGTACTTCGCCGGCGAGCGTCGGACGTTCGATCTCCCGCTCCTGCTGCGCGGCACGCCGTTCCAGCTCGAGATCTGGGGTGCGCTGCAGAGCATCGGCTTCGGCGAGATCACCTCCTACGGCGCGCTCGGCCAGGCGACGGGCCGGCTCCGCTCCGGGCGGCCCATCGGCGGCGCGGTCGGAGCGAACCCGATCCCGATCCTCGTCGGCTGCCACCGCGTGCTGGCCGGCGACGGCCGGATCACCGGCTTCAGCGCCGGCGAGGGCATCGCCACGAAGGCCTGGCTGCTCGATCACGAGGGCATCGCGCACCGATGACCGAGCACGACGGCCTGAGCACCGACGCCGACGGAACGGTCCGCTGCGCCTGGGGCGCCGAGGACGACGAGTACCGCCGCTACCACGACGAGGAGTGGGGCGTCCCGCTGCACGGCGACCGCCCACTGCTCGAGAAGATCTGCCTCGAGGGCTTCCAGTCCGGCCTGTCCTGGATCACCATCCTGCGCAAGCGCCCGCGCTTCCGCGAGGTGTTCCACGGCTTCGACCCCGACGCGGTCGCCGCGATGGACGACGCCGACGTCGACCGCCTGATGGACGACACCGGCATCATCCGTCACCGCGGGAAGATCCTCGCGACGATCGGCAACGCCAGGGCCGCGGTCGCGCTGCGCGAGCGCGACGGCGAGGGCGCCGTGGACCGTCTCGTCTGGTCCTTCGCCGAGGATCCGCCGCCCGGCCGCATCGTCCGCCTCGCGGACGTGCCTGCCGCGACACCCGCCTCGGTCGCCCTGGCCAAGGCGCTGCGCTCCGCGGGGTTCCGCTTCGTCGGCCCGACGACCATGTATGCACTGCTGCAGTCCGCCGGCGTGGTCGACGACCACCTCACGGGCTGCTTCCGCGCCCGCTCCTGACCCTCAGGCCGCCGACGGCACCACCAGGTCGAGCTCGCCGCTGCCGGAGTTCGGCTCGAGCTCGAAGCCGCGGCCTGCGGCCCATGCGGCGAGCTCCTTGAGCGACGACGTCTCGACCCCGTCCTCCGCGAGCGCGCGGACGAACAGCCCCTTGCCCTGCTTGTTGAAGTGGTTGAGGTTTCGCAGCTGCCCCGCCGCATCCCGTGAGCGGACGCGGACGAAGAAGCGCCCCTCCCCCGCGGCCAGCGGCCCGAGCGCCGCGTACGACTCGCTGCGCAGATCGAGCACGAGGCCCTCCAGCGCGGAGAGCTCGCGACCGGCCTCGGCCGCCCACCAGCGCTTCAGCGGCATCCCCGGCACCCGCGAGTCGTGCGACAGCCGGTAGGCGGGGATGCCGTCCAGCCCGCGGACGGGCCCCCACAGCGCCGACTGCACCACGACGATCCGTCCGAGGACTGCCCGCGGTCCGGCCGACAGCGACGCGGCGTCGAGCGCATCGAAGAGCACCCCGTCGAAGCGGTCGACCGCCGGCATCGCGGGCGCGGTCGGCAGAGCCGCGTTCCGCTCGATCTCACCGAGCTGCCGAGGCCCGAGCTTCAGTGCCCGAGCGGCGGCATCCCGATCACCGGCGAGCGCGACCAGCGCGTCCCGCAGGACGAGCCGGCGCTCGAGCAGCGCCGGGAACGCGAGCTCCTCGACCCGGAACTCGGCCGAGCCGCCGTCGCGCTTCGTCTCGGACGGGGGCAGCAGGACGTGCACGGGGTTCCTTCGGAGGTCCAGGCGCCGAAGCGCGATGAACGCGGTGCGAGTGCACCGCGAACGACGGAGGGGCCGGGCGATCGCGATGATCACCCGGCCCCTCCGGTCGCCGCTCGAGGCGGCGGGTCGTCAGACCAGCGCGGCCTCGCGGGCCACGACGGTGACGACGTCGTTCTCGACGGACAGGAAGCCGTCGTCCGCCTGAGCGGTGATCCGGGTGCCGTCCGCAGCCGTCACGCGCACCTCGCCCGAGGCGAGGATCGCGAGCATCGGCTCGTGACCGACCAGGATGCCGATCTCGCCCTCGACGGTGCGAGCGGAGATCTGCTTCGCCTCGCCCGACCAGACCTCCGCGTTCGCGGAGACGACGCTGACCTTCAGGGTCCCGGCCATGATCAGCCGTTCTCCTTCTGGATCTGGGCCCACTTCTCCTCGACGTCCGTGATCGGGCCGACGTTGAAGAACGCCTGCTCGGCCACGTGGTCGAACTCGCCGCGGGAGATCGCGTCGAACGACTCGATGGTGTCCTTCAGCGGGACGGTCGAGCCCTCGACGCCGGTGAACTTCTTCGCCATGTAGGTGTTCTGCGAGAGGAACTGCTGGATCCGGCGCGCACGCGACACCGTGATCTTGTCCTCCTCGGAGAGCTCGTCGACACCGAGGATCGCGATGATCTCCTGCAGCTCCTTGTTCTTCTGCAGGATCTGCTTGACGTTCGTCGCCACGCGGTAGTGGTCGGCACCCAGGTAGCGGGGGTCGAGGATGCGCGAGGTCGAGGTCAGCGGGTCGACGGCCGGGTAGAGGCCCTTCGACGCGATCTCACGGGAGAGCTCGGTCGTCGCGTCGAGGTGCGCGAACGTGGTGGCCGGCGCCGGGTCGGTGTAGTCGTCCGCGGGGACGTAGATCGCCTGCAGCGAGGTGATCGAGTGTCCACGGGTCGAGGTGATGCGCTCCTGGAGCACACCCATCTCGTCGGCGAGGTTCGGCTGGTAGCCCACCGCGGAGGGCATGCGGCCCAGAAGGGTCGACACCTCCGAGCCGGCCTGGGTGAAGCGGAAGATGTTGTCGATGAAGAGCAGCACGTCCTGCTTCTGCACGTCGCGGAAGTACTCCGCCATCGTCAGCGCGGAGAGCGCCACGCGGAGGCGGGTTCCCGGCGGCTCGTCCATCTGGCCGAAGACGAGGGCGGTCTTGTCGAAGACGCCCGCCTCCTCCATCTCGGCGATGAGGTCGTTGCCCTCGCGGGTGCGCTCGCCGACACCGGCGAACACGGACACTCCGCCGTGGTCCTGCGCGACGCGCTGGATCATCTCCTGGATGAGGACGGTCTTGCCGACGCCCGCTCCGCCGAACAGGCCGATCTTGCCGCCCTGCACGTACGGGGTGAGGAGGTCGATGACCTTGATGCCGGTCTCGAAGAGCTCGGTCTTCGACTCGAGCTGGTCGAACGCCGGCGGCTTGCGGTGGATCGGCCAGCGCTCGGTGATCTCGAACGCCTGGCCGTTGATCGTGCCGTCGGCGTCCGCGTTGAGCACCTCGCCGATCACGTTGAAGACCTTGCCCTTGGTCACGTCGCCGACCGGGACCGAGATCGGCAGGCCGGTGTCGTGGACCTCCTGGCCGCGGACGAGTCCGTCGGTCGGGTTGAGCGAGATGGCGCGGACGAGGTCGTCGCCCAGGTGCTGCGCGACCTCGAAGGTCAGCTTGGACGAGACGCCCTCGACCTCGACGTGCGTGTAGAGCGCGTTGTAGACCTCGGGGATCGCGTCGTGGGGGAACTCGATGTCAACGACGGGGCCGGTGACGCGGGCGATACGGCCGACGGCCCCGCCCGGAGTCCCGGTCGCCGCCTCAGGTGCGGTCAGTGTCATTGCTTCTTCCTTCTGTGGTCTCACCGCACCCGGAGGGCGGAGGCTTCGTGTCGGGGAGGTGCGCCGTCTACTTCGAGGACGACAGGGCGTCGGCGCCGCCGACGATCTCGGCGATCTGCTGCGTGATCTCGGTCTGGCGCGCGTTGTTGGCGAGCCGGGTGTACGTCTTGATGAGCGTGTCGGCGTTGTCGCTGGCCGACTTCATCGCCTTCTGGCGCGCCGCGTGCTCGGAGGCCGCCGACTGCAGCATCGCGTTGAAGATGCGGCTCTCGACGTAGACCGGCAGGAGGCGGTCGAGGACCGTCTCGGCGTCGGGCTCGAACTCGTAGAGCGGGTACAGATCGGTGTTCTGATCCTCGGCGCCCTCGACGACCTCGAGCGGCAGGAGACGGACCACCGTCGGCTGCTGCGTGACCATGCTGACGAAGCGGTTGTAGACGAGGTGGATCTCGTCCACTCCGCCCTCTTCGTCATCGAGGTTGTACGAGTCGACGACCGCGTCCGCGATCTCCTTCGCGGTCTCGAACACCGGCTGGTCGGTGCCGCCCGTCCAGATGCGGACGCTCGGGCGCCGGCGGAACGAGAAGTACGCGTTCGCCTTGCGGCCGACCAGGTAGAAGACGACCTCCTTGCCCTCGCTGCGCAGCAGCGAGGCCAGCTCCTCCGCCTCCTTGAGCACGCTCGAGGAGAACGCGCCGGCCAGGCCGCGGTCGGAGGTGAAGATCACGATCGCGGCCGTGTCGAGCTTCTCGCGCTCGGTCGTGAGCGGGTGCTCGACGTTCGAGTAGGTCGCGACGGCCGACACGGCGCGCGTGATGGCGTTCGAGTACGGAGCCGCGGCGGCGACGCGGTTCTGCGCCTTCTGGATGCGCGAGGCCGAGATCAGCTCCATGGCGCGGGTGATCTTCTTGGTCGTCTGGGCCGAGCGGATCTTCGACCGGTAGACCCGGAGTTGCGCTCCCATGTGTCTCCTGTAGTCCTTGTCTGAATCGTCGAGGGGTCGCTGTTAGCGACGGCCCTTGACGATCTTCTCCTGGCCGACCTCGTCGGCCGAGATCGCCTTGTGCTCCTCGCGCCCGACCGAGGCGAGCGGCTTGCCCTCACCGGTCTGGAACTCGAGCTTGAAGCCGTCGACGGCACGGTGGAGCTCGGCGACGGTGTCGTCGGAGAGCACGTTCGTGTCGCGCAGCGTGGAGAGGACCTGCGTGTTGCGGCCCAGGTAGTCGAGCAGCTCGCGCTCGAAGCGCAGAACGTCGGGGACGGGCACCTCGTCGAGCTTGCCGTTCGTTCCGGCCCAGATCGAGACGACCTGCTCCTCGACGGGGTACGGCGAGTACTGCGGCTGCTTGAGCAGCTCGGTGAGGCGAGCGCCGCGGGCGAGCTGGCGACGCGAGGCGGCGTCCAGGTCGGACGCGAACATCGCGAAGGCCTCGAGCGAGCGGTACTGCGCCAGCTCGAGCTTCAGCGTTCCGGAGACCTTCTTGATCGACTTGACCTGGGCGTCACCGCCGACGCGCGAGACCGAGATGCCCACGTCGACCGCCGGACGCTGGTTGGCGTTGAAGAGGTCGGACTGGAGGAAGATCTGGCCGTCGGTGATCGAGATCACGTTGGTCGGGATGTACGCCGAGACGTCGTTCGCCTTGGTCTCGATGATCGGGAGACCGGTCATCGAGCCGGCGCCGAGCTCGTCGGACAGCTTCGCGCAGCGCTCCAGCAGGCGGGAGTGCAGGTAGAAGACGTCGCCGGGGTACGCCTCGCGTCCCGGCGGGCGGCGCAGGAGGAGCGAAACGGCGCGGTAGGCCTCGGCCTGCTTCGACAGGTCGTCGAAGATGATCAGGACGTGCTTGCCGCCGTACATCCAGTGCTGGCCGATGGCCGAGCCGGTGTAGGGGGCGAGGTACTTGAAGCCCGCGGGGTCCGAGGCGGGGGACGCGACGATCGTCGTGTACTCCATCGCTCCGGCGTCCTCGAGCGCGCCCTTCACCGAGGCGATGGTCGAGCCCTTCTGGCCGATGGCGACGTAGATGCAGCGGACCTGCTTGTTGGTGTCGCCGGACTCCCAGTTGGCCTTCTGGTTGATGATCGTGTCGATCGCGATCGCGGTCTTGCCGGTCTGGCGGTCGCCGATGATCAGCTGG
Coding sequences:
- the yaaA gene encoding peroxide stress protein YaaA, which gives rise to MHVLLPPSETKRDGGSAEFRVEELAFPALLERRLVLRDALVALAGDRDAAARALKLGPRQLGEIERNAALPTAPAMPAVDRFDGVLFDALDAASLSAGPRAVLGRIVVVQSALWGPVRGLDGIPAYRLSHDSRVPGMPLKRWWAAEAGRELSALEGLVLDLRSESYAALGPLAAGEGRFFVRVRSRDAAGQLRNLNHFNKQGKGLFVRALAEDGVETSSLKELAAWAAGRGFELEPNSGSGELDLVVPSAA
- a CDS encoding F0F1 ATP synthase subunit epsilon, coding for MAGTLKVSVVSANAEVWSGEAKQISARTVEGEIGILVGHEPMLAILASGEVRVTAADGTRITAQADDGFLSVENDVVTVVAREAALV
- the atpD gene encoding F0F1 ATP synthase subunit beta; protein product: MTLTAPEAATGTPGGAVGRIARVTGPVVDIEFPHDAIPEVYNALYTHVEVEGVSSKLTFEVAQHLGDDLVRAISLNPTDGLVRGQEVHDTGLPISVPVGDVTKGKVFNVIGEVLNADADGTINGQAFEITERWPIHRKPPAFDQLESKTELFETGIKVIDLLTPYVQGGKIGLFGGAGVGKTVLIQEMIQRVAQDHGGVSVFAGVGERTREGNDLIAEMEEAGVFDKTALVFGQMDEPPGTRLRVALSALTMAEYFRDVQKQDVLLFIDNIFRFTQAGSEVSTLLGRMPSAVGYQPNLADEMGVLQERITSTRGHSITSLQAIYVPADDYTDPAPATTFAHLDATTELSREIASKGLYPAVDPLTSTSRILDPRYLGADHYRVATNVKQILQKNKELQEIIAILGVDELSEEDKITVSRARRIQQFLSQNTYMAKKFTGVEGSTVPLKDTIESFDAISRGEFDHVAEQAFFNVGPITDVEEKWAQIQKENG
- a CDS encoding F0F1 ATP synthase subunit gamma, with the translated sequence MGAQLRVYRSKIRSAQTTKKITRAMELISASRIQKAQNRVAAAAPYSNAITRAVSAVATYSNVEHPLTTEREKLDTAAIVIFTSDRGLAGAFSSSVLKEAEELASLLRSEGKEVVFYLVGRKANAYFSFRRRPSVRIWTGGTDQPVFETAKEIADAVVDSYNLDDEEGGVDEIHLVYNRFVSMVTQQPTVVRLLPLEVVEGAEDQNTDLYPLYEFEPDAETVLDRLLPVYVESRIFNAMLQSAASEHAARQKAMKSASDNADTLIKTYTRLANNARQTEITQQIAEIVGGADALSSSK
- the atpA gene encoding F0F1 ATP synthase subunit alpha: MADITISPDEIRDALKDFVSSYEPGKASTTEVGYVIDAADGIAHVEGLPGVMANELIRFSNGVLGLAQNLDENEIGVVVLGEFSGIEEGMEVTRTGEVLSVPVGDGYLGRVVDPLGNPIDGLGDIASEGRRALELQAPGVMSRKSVHEPLQTGIKAIDAMIPVGRGQRQLIIGDRQTGKTAIAIDTIINQKANWESGDTNKQVRCIYVAIGQKGSTIASVKGALEDAGAMEYTTIVASPASDPAGFKYLAPYTGSAIGQHWMYGGKHVLIIFDDLSKQAEAYRAVSLLLRRPPGREAYPGDVFYLHSRLLERCAKLSDELGAGSMTGLPIIETKANDVSAYIPTNVISITDGQIFLQSDLFNANQRPAVDVGISVSRVGGDAQVKSIKKVSGTLKLELAQYRSLEAFAMFASDLDAASRRQLARGARLTELLKQPQYSPYPVEEQVVSIWAGTNGKLDEVPVPDVLRFERELLDYLGRNTQVLSTLRDTNVLSDDTVAELHRAVDGFKLEFQTGEGKPLASVGREEHKAISADEVGQEKIVKGRR